The following coding sequences lie in one Corticium candelabrum chromosome 10, ooCorCand1.1, whole genome shotgun sequence genomic window:
- the LOC134185527 gene encoding polypyrimidine tract-binding protein 1-like isoform X2, translating to MTSAADVSYVSVGPNGGLKRMSDSMAQSSAGGGPSGGEYLESSDAKKAKPNEQPSSVLHIRNIPEDTTEVEIVMLGMPFGTPVNVMVMRGAKKHQAFLEMADEMQATRLVNHYASSPATVRGRSAYIQFSNHKKLTMDDHQSSKAISLAQAMIGAAGTSQAAATPPMQPAVATMGNFPLGMSVFGAPYVNPIQQAAAASTGAPPSVMGAIPGVGLLQNIMAGAQEAVPSVDVTNDDGVMNSVLRVIVENMLYPITIDVLYLIFSKFGRVMKIVTFYKNGQFHALIQYPDADTASAALVALNGQNVWNGCCMLKIDYSNLTKLEVRQDSDRARDFTKETPENYLSHDPVAAATLQLSKSKEMKERAASVYQQQQQLQQPGAIPALMNNMSTLPGSAVMPQYSTALLNAGTNTNPFVMSGINPLGMSAVNPLGVAGISPLVLPGVNPLALPGVNPLGLGMHGVGPMGMPGVNSLGMTAVGGFGMTQAGCVIIVSNLEERRVTPDSLFTLFGVYGDVLRVKIMYNKRDTALVQFTEAAQAHLAIQYLNGKVLYDKPMRINLSKHAFVQLPRDVSEEESHLTQDYTESKLHRYNHPSSHNARNVFPPSPTLHLSNICVGVTEAQVRGVFTDAGFTVINFQWFRMRDDTTKRDQRQMALIELVSLEQAMEAVIALHNFEMNDGNHLRVTFAKNPTITPKV from the exons ATGACCAG CGCTGCCGATGTCAGCTACGTGTCCGTGGGGCCAAACGGAGGACTAAAG cGAATGTCGGACAGTATGG CCCAGAGCAGTGCTGGTGGTGGGCCATCGGGAGGTGAAT ATCTAGAGTCAAGTGATGCCAAGAAG GCCAAACCCAATGAACAACCGTCTTCTGTTCTTCACATTCGTAACATCCCTGAGGATACAACGGAGGTAGAAATCGTGATGCTTGGAATGCCATTTGGAACGCCCGTGAATGTCATGGTGATGCGTGGAGCTAAGAAACATCAGGCGTTTCTTGAGATGGCGGATGAGATGCAGGCGACTCGTCTGGTTAATCATTATGCATCATCACCAGCTACTGTAAG AGGTCGCTCCGCATACATCCAGTTTTCAAATCACAAGAAACTTACAATGGACGATCATCAGTCATCAAAA GCCATTAGTCTCGCTCAAGCGATGATCGGAGCTGCTGGTACGTCTCAGGCTGCAGCCACTCCGCCGATGCAACCGGCTGTTGCAACGATGGGCAACTTCCCTCTTGGAATGTCAGTGTTTGGTGCACCATATGTAAACCCTATACaacaagcagcagcagcatcaaCTGGTGCACCACCATCTGTAATGG GTGCCATTCCAGGCGTAGGTTTGTTGCAGAATATAATGGCTGGAGCTCAAGAGGCTGTGCCTTCTGTTGATGTGACGAATGACGATGGCGTGATGAACTCTGTGTTGAGGGTGATAGTTGAGAACATGCTTTATCCGATTACAATCGACGTTCTGTACTtg atttTTTCAAAGTTTGGTCGAGTGATGAAAATTGTAACGTTCTACAAGAATG GTCAATTCCATGCTCTCATTCAGTATCCAGATGCCGACACAGCCAGTGCAGCATTGGTG GCACTTAATGGTCAGAATGTTTGGAATGGATGTTGTATGCTCAAGATTGATTATTCTAATCTTACAAAATTGGAAGTGCGACAAGACAGCGACAGAGCAAG GGACTTCACCAAGGAAACGCCAGAAAACTATTTGTCTCACGATCCGGTAGCTGCTGCCACTTTACAGCTGT CGAAGTCAAAGGAGATGAAAGAACGAGCTGCAT cCGTCtatcagcagcaacagcagctacaACAACCGGGTGCCATTCCCGCACTGATGAACAACATGAGCACGCTACCGGGCTCCGCCGTAATGCCCCAATATTCGACCGCACTGC TGAATGCCGGTACTAACACGAATCCTTTCGTCATGTCGGGCATCAATCCTCTCGGCATGTCGGCCGTCAACCCCCTCGGCGTGGCAGGCATCAGTCCTCTTGTTCTACCGGGTGTCAACCCTCTTGCGTTGCCGGGTGTCAACCCCCTCGGGTTGGGAATGCACGGCGTAGGCCCGATGGGAATGCCGGGTGTCAACTCTCTCGGGATGACGGCAGTCGGCGGATTCGGGATGACGCAGGCAGGATGTGTGATCATCGTTTCGAATCTCGAAGAAAGA AGGGTCACGCCCGACAGCCTCTTTACACTCTTTG GAGTGTATGGTGACGTGTTGAGAGTCAAGATTATGTACAACAAGAGGGATACGGCATTGGTACAGTTTACTGAGGCAGCGCAGGCTCATCTTG ctaTTCAGTATTTGAATGGGAAGGTTCTGTATGACAAGCCGATGCGGATCAATTTGTCGAAGCATGCATTTGTACAGTTGCCACGTGATGTTTCGGAG GAAGAGTCCCATCTAACCCAAGACTACACAGAATCAAAGCTACACCGATACAAC caTCCCAGCTCTCACAATGCAAGAAACGTCTTTCCTCCCAGTCCCACTCTACATTTATCAAACATCTG TGTGGGAGTGACGGAAGCGCAGGTGAGAGGAGTGTTCACAGATGCCGGGTTTACTGTCATCAACTTTCAGTGGTTCAG GATGAGGGACGATACAACAAA GAGAGACCAACGACAAATGGCGCTAATAGAGCTCGTCTCTCTCGAGCAAGCCATGGAGGCCGTCATC GCTTTGCATAACTTTGAGATGAATGATGGTAACCATCTGAGGGTGACGTTTGCCAAGAATCCTACCATCACACCAAAGGTGTGA
- the LOC134185643 gene encoding fatty-acid amide hydrolase 2-A-like: MAAFLQSLRQYALLLPRYTIMACTWILFNTMAWAWWLFNNRRWGPVPQIRDPLLLKSATQLARMVRSREMTSSEIVNRFIARIEEVNPHIQAIVYTMYDAARATARDVDRVIAEGLAESDEYCVERRPLLGVPFTVKEAFELNGMPNSSGLVARRSVCSNRSAPCVRHLIDAGAIPVAGTNCSELCMWFETSNRLYGRTCNPYDVRRIVGGSSGGEAAIVAAGGSPFGVAADVGGSIRMPAFFNGVFGHKASPGLVSNLGQWPAARENTVGRRLLASGPICHHAEDLPLLVHVMSRQWKYCDDDDNQLVNDETCCYDDHKIYYSGEADDQASAPININLTKDTVLSHLTVVSVEDDCGYWLTSSVDPNLKAAQLRLCDHLETVGARVRHVTFHRFKYAIPMWLEAMKDMHGPLFATLMGHDKGTINPFWEFLKWILQLSDHTLPAIGLALLEKLERMQPSRVAEKARQHLKRLRTELLALLDDHSVLLYPSHPLVAPRHNEPLFTPMNYAYTAVFNALGFPVTQCPLGLTKEGLPLGVQVVAAPARDHLTLAVAQEIERKFGGWHPPGHGLVDIN; this comes from the coding sequence ATGGCAGCATTCCTGCAGAGTCTCCGACAGTATGCACTACTGCTGCCACGCTACACCATAATGGCATGCACATGGATCCTATTCAACACAATGGCGTGGGCGTGGTGGCTCTTCAACAACCGACGCTGGGGCCCTGTCCCTCAAATAAGAGACCCCCTCCTACTCAAGTCGGCCACGCAACTAGCAAGAATGGTGAGATCAAGAGAGATGACGTCATCAGAAATCGTCAATCGATTTATTGCTCGCATCGAGGAGGTGAACCCACACATACAGGCGATCGTATACACAATGTATGATGCAGCGAGGGCGACCGCTCGGGATGTCGATCGGGTGATTGCCGAGGGACTCGCCGAGAGTGATGAATATTGTGTAGAGCGAAGGCCACTGTTGGGTGTACCGTTCACTGTGAAGGAGGCTTTTGAATTGAATGGGATGCCGAATTCGTCGGGTCTGGTCGCTCGACGGTCAGTATGTAGCAATCGGTCTGCGCCGTGTGTTCGTCATCTGATCGACGCCGGAGCCATTCCCGTGGCCGGGACGAATTGTAGTGAACTGTGTATGTGGTTTGAGACGAGTAATCGATTATATGGTCGGACGTGTAATCCGTACGACGTCAGACGGATTGTCGGTGGTAGCAGTGGCGGCGAGGCAGCGATCGTCGCCGCTGGTGGCTCGCCGTTTGGAGTTGCTGCGGATGTCGGTGGGAGTATCCGCATGCCAGCGTTTTTCAATGGAGTCTTCGGGCATAAAGCGAGTCCGGGTTTGGTGAGTAATCTCGGTCAGTGGCCAGCCGCACGAGAGAACACGGTCGGCAGGCGGTTGCTGGCGTCGGGTCCGATATGTCACCACGCCGAAGACCTTCCACTTCTTGTGCATGTGATGTCTCGTCAGTGGAAATATTGCGACGACGATGACAACCAACTGGTCAACGACGAAACCTGTTGCTATGACGACCACAAGATTTATTACAGTGGTGAAGCCGACGATCAAGCATCCGCacctattaatatcaacctcACAAAGGATACCGTTTTGTCTCACTTGACGGTCGTTTCAGTGGAGGACGATTGTGGGTATTGGCTCACTTCGTCGGTTGATCCGAATCTCAAAGCAGCGCAACTGCGATTGTGCGATCACTTGGAGACGGTCGGGGCACGCGTACGACACGTCACGTTCCATCGTTTCAAGTACGCGATTCCGATGTGGCTGGAAGCAATGAAGGACATGCACGGACCGTTGTTTGCCACTCTAATGGGACACGACAAAGGAACGATCAATCCATTCTGGGAGTTCCTCAAGTGGATCCTCCAGCTATCGGACCACACTCTACCAGCAATTGGCCTCGCGTTGCTAGAAAAACTGGAGCGGATGCAGCCGAGCCGAGTGGCCGAGAAAGCGAGGCAACACTTGAAACGTCTTCGCACTGAATTGTTGGCTCTGCTTGATGATCACTCGGTGTTACTCTATCCGTCGCATCCTCTAGTTGCTCCTCGTCACAACGAGCCGTTGTTCACTCCGATGAACTACGCATACACTGCGGTCTTCAACGCGTTGGGATTTCCTGTCACACAGTGTCCTCTCGGACTGACAAAGGAGGGACTCCCGTTGGGAGTTCAAGTCGTTGCAGCACCGGCACGTGATCATCTCACGTTAGCTGTCGCACAAGAGATCGAGAGGAAGTTCGGAGGGTGGCACCCACCGGGACATGgtctagttgatatcaactaa
- the LOC134185527 gene encoding polypyrimidine tract-binding protein 3-like isoform X1: protein MTSAADVSYVSVGPNGGLKRMSDSMAQSSAGGGPSGGEYLESSDAKKAKPNEQPSSVLHIRNIPEDTTEVEIVMLGMPFGTPVNVMVMRGAKKHQAFLEMADEMQATRLVNHYASSPATVRGRSAYIQFSNHKKLTMDDHQSSKAISLAQAMIGAAGTSQAAATPPMQPAVATMGNFPLGMSVFGAPYVNPIQQAAAASTGAPPSVMGAIPGVGLLQNIMAGAQEAVPSVDVTNDDGVMNSVLRVIVENMLYPITIDVLYLIFSKFGRVMKIVTFYKNGQFHALIQYPDADTASAALVALNGQNVWNGCCMLKIDYSNLTKLEVRQDSDRARDFTKETPENYLSHDPVAAATLQLSKSKEMKERAACMSSAVYQQQQQLQQPGAIPALMNNMSTLPGSAVMPQYSTALLNAGTNTNPFVMSGINPLGMSAVNPLGVAGISPLVLPGVNPLALPGVNPLGLGMHGVGPMGMPGVNSLGMTAVGGFGMTQAGCVIIVSNLEERRVTPDSLFTLFGVYGDVLRVKIMYNKRDTALVQFTEAAQAHLAIQYLNGKVLYDKPMRINLSKHAFVQLPRDVSEEESHLTQDYTESKLHRYNHPSSHNARNVFPPSPTLHLSNICVGVTEAQVRGVFTDAGFTVINFQWFRMRDDTTKRDQRQMALIELVSLEQAMEAVIALHNFEMNDGNHLRVTFAKNPTITPKV from the exons ATGACCAG CGCTGCCGATGTCAGCTACGTGTCCGTGGGGCCAAACGGAGGACTAAAG cGAATGTCGGACAGTATGG CCCAGAGCAGTGCTGGTGGTGGGCCATCGGGAGGTGAAT ATCTAGAGTCAAGTGATGCCAAGAAG GCCAAACCCAATGAACAACCGTCTTCTGTTCTTCACATTCGTAACATCCCTGAGGATACAACGGAGGTAGAAATCGTGATGCTTGGAATGCCATTTGGAACGCCCGTGAATGTCATGGTGATGCGTGGAGCTAAGAAACATCAGGCGTTTCTTGAGATGGCGGATGAGATGCAGGCGACTCGTCTGGTTAATCATTATGCATCATCACCAGCTACTGTAAG AGGTCGCTCCGCATACATCCAGTTTTCAAATCACAAGAAACTTACAATGGACGATCATCAGTCATCAAAA GCCATTAGTCTCGCTCAAGCGATGATCGGAGCTGCTGGTACGTCTCAGGCTGCAGCCACTCCGCCGATGCAACCGGCTGTTGCAACGATGGGCAACTTCCCTCTTGGAATGTCAGTGTTTGGTGCACCATATGTAAACCCTATACaacaagcagcagcagcatcaaCTGGTGCACCACCATCTGTAATGG GTGCCATTCCAGGCGTAGGTTTGTTGCAGAATATAATGGCTGGAGCTCAAGAGGCTGTGCCTTCTGTTGATGTGACGAATGACGATGGCGTGATGAACTCTGTGTTGAGGGTGATAGTTGAGAACATGCTTTATCCGATTACAATCGACGTTCTGTACTtg atttTTTCAAAGTTTGGTCGAGTGATGAAAATTGTAACGTTCTACAAGAATG GTCAATTCCATGCTCTCATTCAGTATCCAGATGCCGACACAGCCAGTGCAGCATTGGTG GCACTTAATGGTCAGAATGTTTGGAATGGATGTTGTATGCTCAAGATTGATTATTCTAATCTTACAAAATTGGAAGTGCGACAAGACAGCGACAGAGCAAG GGACTTCACCAAGGAAACGCCAGAAAACTATTTGTCTCACGATCCGGTAGCTGCTGCCACTTTACAGCTGT CGAAGTCAAAGGAGATGAAAGAACGAGCTGCATGTATGTCATCTG cCGTCtatcagcagcaacagcagctacaACAACCGGGTGCCATTCCCGCACTGATGAACAACATGAGCACGCTACCGGGCTCCGCCGTAATGCCCCAATATTCGACCGCACTGC TGAATGCCGGTACTAACACGAATCCTTTCGTCATGTCGGGCATCAATCCTCTCGGCATGTCGGCCGTCAACCCCCTCGGCGTGGCAGGCATCAGTCCTCTTGTTCTACCGGGTGTCAACCCTCTTGCGTTGCCGGGTGTCAACCCCCTCGGGTTGGGAATGCACGGCGTAGGCCCGATGGGAATGCCGGGTGTCAACTCTCTCGGGATGACGGCAGTCGGCGGATTCGGGATGACGCAGGCAGGATGTGTGATCATCGTTTCGAATCTCGAAGAAAGA AGGGTCACGCCCGACAGCCTCTTTACACTCTTTG GAGTGTATGGTGACGTGTTGAGAGTCAAGATTATGTACAACAAGAGGGATACGGCATTGGTACAGTTTACTGAGGCAGCGCAGGCTCATCTTG ctaTTCAGTATTTGAATGGGAAGGTTCTGTATGACAAGCCGATGCGGATCAATTTGTCGAAGCATGCATTTGTACAGTTGCCACGTGATGTTTCGGAG GAAGAGTCCCATCTAACCCAAGACTACACAGAATCAAAGCTACACCGATACAAC caTCCCAGCTCTCACAATGCAAGAAACGTCTTTCCTCCCAGTCCCACTCTACATTTATCAAACATCTG TGTGGGAGTGACGGAAGCGCAGGTGAGAGGAGTGTTCACAGATGCCGGGTTTACTGTCATCAACTTTCAGTGGTTCAG GATGAGGGACGATACAACAAA GAGAGACCAACGACAAATGGCGCTAATAGAGCTCGTCTCTCTCGAGCAAGCCATGGAGGCCGTCATC GCTTTGCATAACTTTGAGATGAATGATGGTAACCATCTGAGGGTGACGTTTGCCAAGAATCCTACCATCACACCAAAGGTGTGA
- the LOC134185644 gene encoding methionine aminopeptidase 1-like has product MASAGHVCETPGCGKPSKLQCPTCIKLEINNSYFCSQECFKGYWKHHKDLHKTPQLSASRSSQKDSYNPWPGFVFTGKLRPWPVTAKRDVPDHIRRPDYAKDGQPMSEKQARLSTQIRVLNETDISRMRRTCSLAREVLDLAGKAIRVGVTADEIDRVVHEACIERECYPSPLNYFHFPKSCCTSVNEVICHGIPDLRPFEDGDIVNVDVTVYHDGYHGDLNETYFVGNVDDEGKRIVNVAYECLDQAIRAVKPGVRYRDIGGIIQRHAHANGCSVVRTYCGHGIHELFHTAPSVPHYARNKAIGVMRPGHCFTIEPMINLGTWKDDTWPDDWTAVTQDGRRSAQFEQTLLVTEVGCDVLTKRLEDDGKPLFFSQT; this is encoded by the coding sequence ATGGCGTCGGCCGGCCATGTGTGTGAAACTCCGGGCTGCGGAAAGCCGTCGAAACTCCAGTGTCCGACGTGCATCAAACTAGAGATAAACAACAGCTACTTCTGCTCGCAGGAATGCTTCAAAGGCTACTGGAAGCACCACAAGGACCTACACAAGACGCCGCAACTTTCCGCCTCCAGATCGTCACAGAAGGACTCCTACAATCCGTGGCCGGGATTTGTATTTACAGGAAAGCTGAGACCGTGGCCTGTGACCGCCAAACGCGACGTACCGGATCACATCCGGCGGCCAGACTACGCCAAAGATGGCCAACCAATGAGCGAGAAGCAGGCGCGTTTGAGCACTCAGATCCGGGTTCTAAACGAAACCGATATCTCCCGGATGAGACGGACTTGTAGTCTAGCGCGAGAGGTACTCGATTTGGCGGGAAAAGCTATACGCGTGGGCGTGACCGCGGACGAGATCGACCGGGTTGTACACGAGGCATGCATCGAGAGGGAGTGCTATCCGTCGCCTCTTAATTATTTTCACTTCCCGAAGTCGTGCTGTACATCCGTCAACGAAGTCATCTGCCACGGGATTCCCGACCTACGACCGTTCGAAGACGGCGATATCGTCAATGTTGATGTCACTGTGTATCATGATGGTTACCATGGCGATCTGAACGAGACCTATTTTGTTGGTAACGTCGACGACGAGGGAAAACGGATTGTGAACGTCGCGTACGAATGTCTGGATCAGGCGATCCGGGCCGTGAAGCCGGGCGTGAGATATCGAGACATTGGAGGCATCATACAGagacacgcccacgcaaacgGATGCTCGGTCGTTCGGACGTACTGTGGGCACGGCATCCACGAACTCTTCCACACGGCGCCGAGCGTGCCGCACTACGCAAGGAACAAGGCGATCGGCGTGATGAGACCAGGACACTGTTTCACTATCGAGCCGATGATCAATCTGGGAACGTGGAAGGACGATACGTGGCCGGACGATTGGACGGCCGTGACACAGGACGGCAGGCGGTCGGCTCAGTTTGAGCAAACTTTGTTGGTGACAGAAGTGGGATGCGACGTATTGACGAAACGACTGGAAGACGATGGAAAGCCACTTTTCTTTAGTCAAACGTGA
- the LOC134185525 gene encoding ras-related protein Rab-3A-like: protein MADDQEFDYMFKLLIIGNSGVGKTSFLFRYCDSSFTGNYQTTVGIDFKVKTVVRNDRLFKLQIWDTAGQERYRTITTAYYRGAMGFVLMYDITKTESFVAVQDWSTQVKSYSWDNAQVVLVGNKCDLEKKRAITREQGEQLANQLGFPFFETSARLGDNVSETFNKLVDLICEAMSKSLDSGDPTIPRQSVEGDMLTETPPQAAESGCKC from the exons ATGGCCGACGATCAGGAGTTCGACTACATGTTCAAGCTGCTGATCATTGGAAACTCGGGCGTCGGCAAGACATCGTTCCTCTTCCGCTATTGCGACAGCTCGTTTACCGGAAACTACCAGACAACGGTCGGAATCGACTTCAAAGTGAAGACAGTTGTGAGGAACGATAGACTCTTCAAGCTGCAGATATGGGACACTGCAGGACAGGAGCGATATCGTACGATTACGACCGCCTACTATCGTGGCGCTATGGGCTTCGTACTGATGTATGACATCACCAAGACCGAATCGTTTGTTGCAGTTCAAGATTG GTCGACGCAAGTGAAGTCATATTCATGGGACAACGCACAAGTCGTTCTCGTTGGCAACAAGTGCGACCTCGAAAAGAAACGAGCCATAACTCGAGAACAAGGCGAGCAACTAGCCAACCAACTCGGTTTCCCATTCTTTGAAACGAGCGCAAGACTTGGCGACAACGTCAGCGAAACGTTTAATAAATTAGTGGATTTGATCTGTGAGGCGATGTCAAAGAGTCTAGACAGCGGCGATCCAACTATACCGAGACAGTCAGTTGAGGGCGACATGTTGACCGAGACGCCGCCCCAGGCTGCAGAGAGTGGATGCAAATGCTGA